Proteins from a genomic interval of Aspergillus flavus chromosome 7, complete sequence:
- a CDS encoding uncharacterized protein (expressed protein), whose amino-acid sequence MRVQPRKLSLMISSLWVHILAMCYETPKVNNPLKAPMMRAQLPDEFNEESPKDKSNFPPGYRNPHRFLPDWRFSLPYCPRSRKSKYSLGEYCTQP is encoded by the coding sequence ATGCGAGTACAGCCACGGAAACTGTCACTTATGATCTCTTCTCTCTGGGTTCATATATTAGCCATGTGTTACGAGACGCCGAAGGTCAATAATCCACTGAAGGCCCCAATGATGCGCGCCCAACTGCCGGATGAATTCAATGAAGAAAGTCCCAAAGATAAGTCGAATTTCCCCCCCGGATATAGGAATCCGCATCGATTCTTACCAGACTGGCGCTTCTCTTTACCTTACTGCCCACGATCTCGAAAAAGCAAATACAGCCTTGGGGAATATTGTACGCAACCATAG
- a CDS encoding Alpha/Beta hydrolase protein — protein sequence MIERYLIVSQSLRMLSFFCVVASAALAAATSLHIQGHRNGPLILQDAGDFFVGGREVKTLVNTGDRSNPLFDYPPEDWIFVDQMYVEYQIPMNGTNHLPYILVHGCCLSGKTYQNTPDGRMGWAEYLVRKGHPVYIPDQTSRARSGFDPTIFNQVQLGEVAPSALPRIEIAGRQRAWDLFRFGYTYPQVFPGLQYPIEAMAELSKQVIPDLNAMLPNPNPTYANLASLASKVHGAVLVGHSESAFFPFYAALNNSSAVRGIVSIEGQCPTLTDEEIAVLATIPTLFVYGDYLDQAKVSRRVWPQSLQGCQAVVDRLTAAGGRAFMAELPKLGIYGNSHMMMQDKNNLQIADFIMDWIEENVDN from the coding sequence ATGATTGAAAGGTATCTAATAGTTTCGCAAAGCCTACGAATGTTGTCATTTTTTTGTGTTGTCGCTTCCGCTGCACTAGCAGCAGCTACGTCCCTGCATATTCAAGGCCACCGCAACGGACCTCTTATCTTACAAGATGCGGGCGACTTCTTCGTCGGCGGTCGCGAAGTGAAGACTCTAGTAAATACTGGCGACCGCTCAAACCCATTGTTTGATTATCCTCCAGAAGACTGGATATTCGTGGACCAAATGTACGTGGAGTACCAAATTCCGATGAACGGAACCAACCACCTCCCATACATTCTTGTCCACGGCTGCTGCCTCAGTGGGAAAACATACCAAAATACGCCTGACGGTCGCATGGGCTGGGCCGAATACCTCGTACGGAAAGGCCACCCCGTCTATATACCCGATCAGACATCTCGTGCACGCTCTGGTTTTGACCCGACCATTTTCAATCAAGTTCAGCTTGGAGAAGTGGCCCCATCGGCCCTGCCAAGAATTGAGATCGCCGGTCGACAGCGTGCCTGGGATCTCTTCCGCTTCGGGTACACTTACCCCCAGGTTTTCCCAGGCCTGCAATATCCCATAGAGGCTATGGCAGAACTCTCCAAACAAGTGATCCCGGATCTAAACGCCATGCTGCCAAATCCGAATCCCACATACGCCAATCTGGCAAGCTTAGCTAGTAAGGTACATGGTGCGGTGCTAGTTGGGCACTCGGAATCAGCgttcttccctttttatGCAGCCCTGAATAATTCTTCGGCTGTCAGGGGCATTGTTTCAATCGAGGGACAGTGTCCCACGCTTACGGACGAGGAGATAGCTGTGCTGGCGACAATCCCTACATTATTTGTTTATGGCGACTACCTTGATCAAGCGAAGGTTTCTCGCAGAGTTTGGCCGCAGTCACTTCAGGGTTGTCAGGCTGTTGTGGATCGGCTTACTGCTGCTGGGGGAAGAGCTTTTATGGCGGAACTACCGAAACTGGGTATCTACGGGAATAGTCATATGATGATGCAGGATAAGAATAATCTCCAGATTGCGGATTTTATCATGGATTGGATAGAGGAGAATGTAGATAACTAA
- the fluG gene encoding fluG produces MTTNNQTLSQWKGLVAKYPKVEFIWLELLWYTSNTFVRMVPRAKFAAMIESDTYFNVPLVAFYLTPGDHPAKGASPSGSFRLCPDLSTAYCQAGSGGTRLVIQCECTQPDGSPLDLCARSRLRTLDNTLQCKMGMDILIGFEIEVVFMKPEKSPDGAPTYSPLSSLHSWSSVTRDDLMYLDLIESIARSLADVGIMLEHFHSEAAPGQWEFVLPPESPVKAIDSLLKARETIRSVACSGGLHATLYPRVIDDEIGTGAHVHISVNNRNGYTQSPDGFFGGIIQHMPSILAFTLPQEVSYQRVQTGLFSGGEYACWGWENKEASLRRIDMNRFEFKLMDGLANPYLALSAILAAGLDGLEKETPLLGGPCDQAYAHLRPEEQKALGITTMLPKTLKDSLAALEANSELGVLLGPGMVSAYAMVKRGEVDSLRAMPDDARKAWLISRY; encoded by the coding sequence ATGACAACCAATAACCAGACATTGTCGCAGTGGAAAGGCTTAGTCGCCAAATACCCCAAAGTCGAGTTCATATGGCTAGAGCTCCTGTGGTATACATCTAATACGTTCGTTCGGATGGTGCCCAGAGCAAAATTCGCAGCAATGATAGAAAGCGATACCTACTTCAACGTCCCTCTGGTGGCCTTCTACTTGACCCCGGGTGATCATCCGGCGAAAGGCGCCTCGCCCAGTGGGTCATTTCGGCTTTGTCCTGACCTAAGTACAGCATATTGCCAGGCAGGCTCAGGTGGCACCCGTCTAGTCATCCAGTGCGAATGCACCCAACCAGACGGGTCTCCATTGGATTTGTGCGCGCGGTCCCGCCTCCGCACACTGGATAATACCCTGCAATGCAAGATGGGCATGGATATTCTGATCGGGTTTGAAATCGAAGTAGTGTTTATGAAACCCGAGAAATCACCTGATGGGGCACCAACATACAGCCCTCTGAGCTCGCTTCATTCATGGTCCTCTGTAACAAGGGATGACTTAATGTACCTGGACCTTATCGAGAGTATTGCGCGCTCATTGGCGGACGTCGGCATCATGCTGGAGCATTTTCATTCCGAGGCAGCACCAGGGCAGTGGGAGTTCGTGCTTCCCCCGGAAAGCCCAGTGAAGGCCATTGATTCACTTCTCAAGGCCCGAGAAACGATCAGGTCGGTGGCTTGTTCAGGGGGGTTGCATGCCACCCTATATCCTAGGGTAATAGATGACGAGATCGGAACCGGCGCACACGTCCATATATCTGTCAACAACCGGAATGGGTATACCCAGTCGCCCGACGGTTTCTTTGGCGGTATAATACAGCATATGCCTTCCATTCTGGCGTTCACGTTACCGCAAGAAGTGAGTTACCAACGAGTTCAGACAGGACTATTTAGTGGAGGTGAATACGCCTGCTGGGGCTGGGAGAATAAGGAGGCATCGCTGCGTCGCATCGACATGAACCGTTTTGAGTTCAAATTGATGGACGGGCTTGCAAACCCTTATCTTGCGCTTTCAGCCATCTTAGCAGCGGGTTTAGACGGTCTTGAAAAGGAAACACCCCTTCTAGGTGGGCCCTGCGACCAAGCGTACGCGCATCTCCGGCCGGAAGAGCAGAAAGCGCTTGGCATAACGACAATGTTGCCAAAAACGCTGAAGGATAGTTTGGCCGCGCTGGAAGCAAACTCTGAATTAGGTGTACTGCTTGGGCCCGGTATGGTCTCTGCCTATGCTATGGTGAAGCGGGGAGAAGTGGATTCTTTACGGGCAATGCCTGACGATGCAAGAAAGGCTTGGTTGATCTCGAGGTACTGA
- a CDS encoding glutamyl-tRNA amidotransferase subunit A: protein MAAQLSASITLRLGETAYYMHQVPEVLSESIERFGRLDDVWSPDFLQNVVLQSLSSQESIRKDAEDILRPYNTSSIYITSVSSGALNEGPYFLNMGRLHPPYRLYPDYAGAFIAPTVPTEDPYCYKPLDAAAYGETYSSSLTVAVPSRLYHSPTPENPFAGTRVGVKDIMDLCGLRTGASSRAYTQLLGPRTENAEVIQKLLGLGFIVVGKLKTTQFADSEWPTCDYVDYHAPFNPRADGYQTTSGSSCGSAAAVASYEWLDFALGTDTLGSIRAPATVQGLYGMRPSLDATSFKGIIPYTKLADTVGGFARDATSFAKLSRALYGSINDPPFSKKPSKVLYPVEYWPETSTEHDAVLESFIIWATTKPVHENITMKEYLEHVFEWAGNPSQWKDFLSPFITEYRNTYGRDPALNPQLQYKRGYLPTITDEQEKEGLKRWKTFKSWYETNILPPAIDGFSDTLLLLPWSTGKPDYRDTYRDGPQRFTGIGFFFYNLSPYSEGPEAILPVGQTSYTSRITNSTEHLPASIGISSGKGSDVMLTDFIADLMTETNIQGVGVGSRAFENIDNMGTTSLYTQSAAQLPLRGDFEPTLAHYFQA from the exons ATGGCTGCCCAACTGTCTGCCTCGATCACACTCCGACTAGGGGAGACTGCATATTACATGCACCAAGTCCCTGAG GTGCTAAGCGAGAGCATCGAAAGATTCGGCCGGTTGGATGATGTCTGGTCACCGGACTTCTTACAAAACGTCGTTCTGCAATCACTATCTTCGCAGGAGTCCATCCGAAAGGACGCGGAAGACATACTGCGGCCGTATAATACATCTTCAATCTACATAACTTCCGTCTCATCCGGCGCGCTCAATGAGGGCCCATACTTCTTAAATATGGGAAGGCTGCACCCACCATACCGGTTGTACCCGGATTATGCTGGTGCATTTATTGCACCGACAGTGCCCACGGAGGATCCATACTG CTACAAACCTCTAGATGCCGCTGCATATGGAGAGAcatattcttcttcgctAACCGTGGCCGTGCCCTCTCGCCTATATCACTCCCCAACACCCGAAAACCCATTCGCAGGAACTCGAGTTGGAGTTAAAGATATCATGGACCTCTGCGGGCTCCGCACAGGGGCCTCATCGCGAGCATATACACAACTGCTTGGACCTCGGACCGAGAATGCAGAGGTTATCCAAAAATTACTGGGGCTGGGTTTCATAGTTGTGGGGAAATTAAAGACCACACAATTTGCAGACTCGGAGTGGCCGACTTGCGACTATGTCGACTATCATGCGCCGTTCAACCCTCGTGCGGACGGATACCAGACGACTAGCGGTAGTAGCTGTGGGAGCGCAGCTGCGGTTGCTTCGTATGAATGGCTGGACTTTGCTCTGGGAACTGACA CACTGGGAAGCATCCGCGCTCCGGCTACCGTTCAAGGCCTCTATGGAATGCGACCCTCACTGGACGCCACGAGCTTTAAGGGGATAATCCCATATACTAA ACTGGCAGATACTGTCGGTGGCTTCGCTCGGGATGCGACATCTTTCGCGAAGCTATCTCGCGCCCTTTATGGCTCTATCAATGATCCACCGTTTTCCAAG AAACCCAGTAAGGTTCTATATCCCGTGGAATACTGGCCAGAGACAAGCACGGAGCATGACGCTGTCCTAGAATCCTTCATT ATCTGGGCGACAACAAAACCAGTACATGAAAATATCACCATGAAAGAGTACCTTGAGCACGTCTTTGAATGGGCTGGGAATCCCTCTCAATGGAAAGACTTTCTCAGTCCATTCATAACTGAGTACAGAAACACCTACGGCCGAGATCCAGCTCTCAACCCCCAGTTGCAATATAAGCG CGGCTACCTCCCAACGATAACGGATGAacaggagaaagagggtcTCAAAAGATGGAAAACCTTCAAGTCTTGGTATGAGACCAATATTCTCCCACCCGCCATAGACGGCTTCTCCGACACTCTGCTTCTCCTGCCATGGAGTACTGGGAAGCCGGACTATCGAGATACGTATCGTGATGGGCCACAGAGGTTTACGGGTATcggttttttcttctataATCTGTCTCCTTACTCTGAGGGCCCGGAGGCGATATTGCCTG TCGGCCAAACGTCCTACACTTCACGAATAACCAACTCCACTGAGCATTTGCCCGCATCTATCGGGATAAGCAGCGGAAAGGGGAGTGATGTGATGCTGACCGATTTCATCGCAGACTTGATGACTGAGACAAATATCCAGGGTGTGGGAGTCGGCTCTCGGGCATTTGAGAATATCGACAATATGGGCACTACTTCACTCTATACACAGTCAGCTGCGCAACTACCGCTGAGAGGTGACTTTGAACCCACCTTGGCCCATTATTTCCAAGCGTGA